Proteins encoded together in one Pseudomonadota bacterium window:
- a CDS encoding ATP-binding cassette domain-containing protein — translation MISVENISKSYGGYILFDGAGFKINPKERVGLVGRNGHGKTTLFRLIKKEEQPDSGNIIIPKSYRIGCVEQHIEFTEDTVLKEGMKGLLEDEKDHFWKVEKILAGLGFSSDDLEINPLELSGGFQVRLNLAKLIVSEPDLLLLDEPTNYLDITSIRWVERFLVNWPRELMLITHDRGFMDKVVTHVVGIHRNKIRKIPGNTEKYYTQIAQDEEIYEKTRVNDDKRKKEIELFISRFRAKARLANMVQSRVKTLNKMEKKDKLANIKTLDFAFRSAPYRGKRILEASDICFSHDPQTPLIRDFSITMGARDRVCIIGKNGKGKTTLLKILAGVLVPQKGLVDYNPAAIKGFFEQTNVSHLIDSRTVEEEILYSHADIDRQVARNICGVMMFQGDSALKKIGVLSGGEKSRVLVGKLLATPVNLLLLDEPTNHFDMESCDALLAAIDSFEGAIIMVTHNEMFLHALAERLIVFQDENVHVFEGSYQRFLETEGWKEEKISGQSTFISSDIAEPISNQGMKINKKELRRLRSEIVTEKSKTLNPIERKISKTENEIEALEKKLNSLMEAMQKASEDKTGKKIAELSKSIHTCQTSIDRLFNELAALTDELEEKSAVFEEKLKQIELPEE, via the coding sequence ATGATAAGCGTAGAAAATATTTCAAAAAGTTATGGCGGTTATATTCTTTTCGATGGGGCTGGGTTCAAGATAAACCCAAAAGAAAGAGTCGGGCTGGTGGGTAGAAACGGCCATGGAAAAACGACATTATTCAGACTGATAAAAAAAGAAGAACAACCTGATTCCGGAAATATTATTATACCAAAGTCTTATCGTATAGGATGTGTTGAACAGCACATCGAATTTACGGAAGATACAGTGCTCAAAGAGGGCATGAAAGGTCTTTTGGAAGATGAAAAAGATCATTTCTGGAAGGTTGAGAAAATTTTGGCCGGACTTGGCTTTTCTTCAGATGATTTAGAAATCAATCCTCTTGAGCTTTCAGGCGGATTCCAGGTTCGACTTAATCTTGCCAAGTTAATTGTATCCGAACCGGATCTTCTTCTTTTAGATGAGCCCACAAACTATCTTGATATTACTTCCATACGTTGGGTTGAGCGCTTTCTTGTTAACTGGCCCCGTGAACTAATGCTTATAACCCATGACAGAGGGTTTATGGATAAAGTTGTAACCCATGTCGTAGGAATACACAGGAACAAGATAAGGAAAATACCGGGTAACACGGAAAAATATTATACTCAAATAGCTCAGGACGAGGAGATATACGAAAAAACGCGAGTCAATGATGATAAGCGCAAAAAAGAAATCGAGCTGTTTATAAGCCGCTTCAGGGCAAAGGCAAGGCTTGCCAATATGGTGCAATCAAGAGTTAAAACCCTTAACAAGATGGAGAAAAAGGATAAACTTGCAAACATAAAAACACTCGACTTTGCCTTCCGAAGTGCCCCATATCGGGGAAAGCGCATTCTTGAAGCAAGTGATATATGTTTTTCGCATGATCCGCAAACCCCGCTTATCAGGGATTTTTCGATAACCATGGGAGCGCGGGACAGGGTATGTATTATAGGAAAAAACGGCAAGGGTAAAACAACACTTCTTAAAATTCTTGCCGGGGTGCTTGTTCCTCAAAAAGGGCTGGTAGATTACAATCCGGCTGCCATAAAAGGTTTTTTTGAACAGACAAATGTGAGCCATCTAATAGACAGCCGTACAGTAGAAGAAGAAATCCTTTATTCTCATGCTGATATAGATAGGCAGGTTGCAAGAAATATTTGCGGAGTAATGATGTTTCAGGGAGATTCCGCTTTAAAGAAAATAGGTGTTTTATCAGGCGGAGAAAAGAGCAGAGTGCTTGTAGGAAAGCTGCTTGCAACTCCGGTTAATCTTCTTCTTTTAGACGAGCCGACAAACCATTTTGACATGGAATCCTGCGATGCATTACTTGCCGCTATCGATTCTTTTGAAGGTGCAATAATTATGGTAACGCATAATGAAATGTTTCTGCATGCCCTTGCAGAGCGCCTTATTGTATTCCAGGATGAAAATGTGCATGTTTTTGAAGGAAGTTACCAGCGGTTTTTGGAAACAGAAGGATGGAAAGAAGAAAAAATATCAGGTCAAAGTACTTTTATATCTTCTGATATCGCTGAGCCCATATCAAATCAAGGTATGAAGATAAACAAGAAAGAACTCCGCCGTCTTCGCTCCGAAATAGTCACTGAAAAATCAAAAACCTTAAATCCCATAGAACGAAAGATTTCAAAAACAGAAAATGAAATCGAAGCTCTCGAAAAAAAGTTAAACAGCTTGATGGAAGCCATGCAAAAAGCTTCTGAAGACAAAACAGGCAAAAAAATTGCCGAACTGTCAAAATCCATTCATACTTGCCAGACATCCATAGACAGGCTTTTCAATGAACTTGCAGCGCTAACCGATGAATTGGAAGAAAAGAGCGCTGTGTTTGAAGAAAAGCTGAAACAGATAGAACTTCCTGAAGAATAA
- a CDS encoding dehydrogenase, which yields MELIINDLQIPIEKDGIDEYINAVSKKLETDKNNISIVKILSKSLDIRSKEQFYYIISFVVSTDISFKNEQNFSVYTKIIKAKSKINNIKDRPIIVGFGPAGIFAALELIDHGIKPLIFERGKKIKERSIDIQRFIKEREINPESNIQFGEGGAGSYSDGKLFSRRNNNTSYVNRVLKTFIKFGAPEEIGYISKPHLGTDVLCKIVRNIRLYILERGGEIYYGSKMTDILISEGKASGIIINGEKEYLSSSIYIALGHSARDTFEMMHNKGVALEQKPISVGVRIEHPVETINLMRYGDKYKNYNALGAATYSLNYTNRKIKRGVYTFCMCPGGEVINASSNQGMLVLNGMSYSVRSSAFSNAALVVTCHLDDYKSANPLAGIKFQKDIEQKAFNAGGPRWEVPAQNLMDFLGDQNSSCLNKNSYKMGAVSADMKEIFPEFVTKELLAAFNKWKEEYPLFVSEHAILLGAETRTSSPVRIKRNEKFESVNIQNLYPIGEGSGYTGGITSSAADAIKAVETHLHL from the coding sequence TTGGAACTGATAATCAATGATTTGCAAATTCCCATTGAAAAGGACGGGATTGATGAATATATAAATGCTGTTTCCAAAAAGCTTGAAACAGACAAAAACAATATATCCATCGTAAAAATTCTTAGTAAATCGCTTGATATAAGAAGTAAAGAACAATTCTATTATATAATATCATTTGTTGTAAGTACTGATATCAGCTTTAAAAACGAGCAAAACTTTTCTGTATACACAAAAATAATAAAAGCAAAAAGTAAAATAAATAATATTAAAGACAGGCCTATAATAGTAGGTTTTGGGCCTGCCGGCATTTTTGCTGCTCTTGAACTTATAGATCATGGGATTAAACCTTTAATATTTGAAAGAGGTAAAAAAATTAAAGAGCGTTCCATTGATATTCAAAGGTTTATAAAAGAAAGAGAGATAAATCCTGAATCAAATATCCAGTTTGGCGAAGGTGGGGCTGGGTCATACTCGGACGGAAAGCTTTTTTCCAGAAGAAATAATAATACTAGCTATGTAAATCGGGTGCTAAAGACTTTTATTAAATTTGGTGCTCCTGAAGAAATTGGATATATCAGCAAGCCTCATTTGGGTACTGACGTATTGTGTAAAATAGTGCGTAACATAAGGCTCTATATCCTTGAAAGAGGTGGTGAGATATATTATGGCTCGAAAATGACGGACATCCTGATATCAGAGGGTAAGGCATCGGGCATTATAATAAATGGTGAGAAGGAATATCTTTCTTCAAGTATCTATATTGCTTTGGGACATTCCGCGCGCGATACATTTGAGATGATGCATAATAAAGGTGTTGCTCTTGAGCAAAAGCCGATTTCAGTTGGAGTGAGAATCGAGCATCCTGTTGAAACAATAAATCTTATGCGCTATGGTGATAAATATAAGAATTATAATGCCTTAGGAGCTGCTACATATTCTTTGAATTATACTAATCGAAAAATTAAAAGGGGAGTTTATACTTTCTGCATGTGTCCTGGAGGTGAAGTAATTAATGCTTCATCCAATCAAGGTATGTTGGTTTTAAACGGAATGAGTTACTCAGTCAGGTCATCGGCATTTTCAAATGCAGCACTTGTTGTGACCTGTCATTTAGATGATTATAAATCAGCGAATCCATTGGCCGGTATCAAGTTTCAAAAAGATATTGAGCAAAAAGCCTTTAATGCAGGAGGCCCAAGGTGGGAAGTGCCGGCACAAAACCTGATGGATTTTCTGGGTGATCAAAACTCTTCCTGCTTAAATAAAAACTCGTATAAAATGGGGGCTGTTTCTGCTGATATGAAAGAGATTTTTCCAGAATTTGTGACCAAGGAGCTTTTGGCCGCATTCAATAAATGGAAGGAAGAATATCCGTTGTTTGTGTCAGAGCATGCGATATTGTTAGGTGCGGAAACAAGAACTTCATCTCCTGTTCGGATTAAACGTAATGAAAAGTTTGAATCGGTAAATATACAAAATTTGTATCCTATAGGTGAAGGTTCAGGGTATACGGGTGGGATAACAAGTTCTGCCGCTGATGCCATAAAGGCTGTCGAAACACACCTGCATTTATAA
- a CDS encoding PilZ domain-containing protein has protein sequence MEKSGASWDDIPSLELEMEDSSKEEKNRDNRRHGRIDSNVLKGLLLENISFLPIRIATLNGVYDGNIENLSQSGIRFSVPNFIEKGEAVKLGFIINSRKITVKGIVIWVNNYESGSTGGLEFVDPDQKDVDFIASLIHASNFNKAVEVEESKKENNEDFPE, from the coding sequence ATGGAAAAGTCAGGAGCCAGTTGGGATGATATTCCTTCTTTAGAATTGGAGATGGAAGATTCTTCTAAAGAAGAAAAAAACAGAGATAATCGTCGCCATGGCAGGATTGATTCTAATGTATTGAAGGGCTTGCTGCTCGAAAATATATCTTTTCTTCCTATAAGGATAGCCACATTAAACGGCGTTTACGATGGTAATATAGAAAATCTGAGCCAAAGCGGCATCCGGTTTTCAGTACCTAATTTCATTGAAAAAGGTGAGGCTGTTAAGCTGGGATTTATTATCAATTCTCGTAAGATTACTGTAAAAGGAATTGTCATATGGGTAAATAATTATGAATCAGGTTCAACGGGAGGTTTGGAATTTGTAGATCCTGATCAAAAGGATGTTGATTTTATCGCAAGCTTGATTCATGCAAGCAATTTTAATAAAGCTGTCGAAGTCGAAGAAAGTAAAAAAGAAAACAATGAAGACTTCCCCGAATAA
- a CDS encoding OmpA family protein, producing the protein MNRFKIFYLFILFSIFTVSVYAQDVKEHPLIRPFPGSALIHNGKHIYQNFGEYNFLVKDPQTGKKSKKTVQGKYWKLTYIILDSKGKWDASHSILEFRENYKQAALENGGMILYENQGYLTFTLPGDDGSVTWCEVHIWNKSMQDLRIIEQAGFKKSLAFGPVEMKAALDADGRVQLHDILFELDKSSLQPKSNKQLEHIVTLLKENPDLRIEVQGHTDDQGSEEYNLNLSQDRAETVVNYLGLFGIDITRLTPKGYGESKPMMPNTTEAGRTKNRRVELVKL; encoded by the coding sequence ATGAATCGATTTAAGATTTTTTACTTATTTATTCTCTTTTCCATTTTCACTGTCTCCGTATATGCACAAGATGTGAAAGAGCACCCTCTGATCAGGCCCTTTCCCGGATCCGCCCTTATCCACAATGGTAAACACATCTACCAGAATTTTGGAGAATACAACTTCCTTGTTAAAGATCCACAGACAGGAAAGAAAAGTAAGAAGACAGTTCAAGGTAAGTACTGGAAGCTCACCTATATCATTCTGGACTCCAAGGGAAAATGGGACGCCAGCCATTCAATTCTGGAGTTCAGGGAAAACTACAAACAGGCTGCACTGGAAAATGGCGGCATGATTCTGTATGAGAATCAGGGATACCTGACCTTCACCCTTCCTGGAGACGACGGCAGTGTAACCTGGTGCGAAGTCCACATCTGGAATAAATCGATGCAGGATCTGCGTATTATCGAACAAGCTGGATTCAAGAAAAGCCTGGCTTTTGGTCCGGTTGAGATGAAAGCTGCTCTGGACGCTGATGGCCGTGTCCAGTTGCATGACATCCTATTCGAACTTGATAAATCCAGTCTTCAGCCTAAGTCCAATAAGCAGCTGGAACATATTGTAACTTTATTAAAGGAAAATCCTGACCTTAGGATAGAAGTCCAGGGTCACACAGACGATCAGGGTTCGGAAGAGTATAATCTAAATCTCTCGCAAGACCGGGCTGAAACCGTAGTCAACTATCTTGGACTTTTTGGAATCGATATCACTCGTCTCACACCCAAGGGATATGGGGAATCCAAACCGATGATGCCCAATACAACCGAGGCAGGAAGAACAAAAAACAGACGTGTGGAATTAGTAAAGCTTTAA
- a CDS encoding DUF2520 domain-containing protein: MKPSFSIVGCGRVGTALAKFLAKAGYVPTGFASKSLSSAKRTAVLIGSDNFTDILWEVTNKADIVFITTPDGVIEDVCKNIADNKGFNTDSIVLHCSGALTSNILSSAKTCCGASIGSVHPLQSFASTTEYDINPFSGVVTSVEGDQKAVDAAKLIVKNLGSVCISIKTDAKVLYHASAVVASNYLVTLLDLSLNLIAQAGVPAKEAFMGLKPLIQGTLSNIEKMGIADALTGPIARGDIQTIENHLSEIASKMPTLLPLYKILGLNTIEIAKAKKSITDSAAEKMKVLFGD, encoded by the coding sequence ATGAAACCTTCATTTTCAATAGTTGGATGCGGAAGGGTAGGCACTGCACTTGCTAAATTTCTTGCAAAAGCCGGATATGTCCCAACCGGTTTTGCCAGTAAAAGTCTCTCATCAGCCAAAAGAACAGCGGTATTGATCGGCAGTGATAATTTCACAGATATTCTCTGGGAAGTAACAAATAAAGCAGATATAGTATTTATTACTACACCGGATGGTGTTATTGAAGATGTTTGCAAAAATATTGCTGATAATAAAGGCTTTAATACCGATTCTATCGTACTTCATTGCAGCGGGGCTCTTACTTCAAATATACTTTCTTCAGCCAAAACCTGCTGTGGTGCAAGTATAGGATCAGTGCATCCATTACAGAGCTTTGCATCAACAACAGAATATGACATTAATCCTTTTTCAGGCGTTGTAACATCGGTTGAAGGAGATCAAAAAGCAGTTGACGCAGCAAAATTAATTGTCAAAAATTTGGGTTCAGTATGCATTTCCATAAAAACGGATGCGAAAGTTCTCTATCATGCTTCAGCGGTAGTTGCATCAAATTACCTTGTAACATTACTTGACCTTTCTTTAAACTTGATAGCTCAAGCTGGTGTGCCTGCAAAAGAAGCATTTATGGGTTTAAAACCGCTGATACAAGGCACTCTTTCTAATATTGAAAAAATGGGCATAGCAGATGCCTTAACCGGGCCTATTGCAAGAGGCGATATCCAAACAATAGAAAACCACCTTTCCGAAATTGCTTCTAAAATGCCAACCCTTCTTCCTCTTTATAAAATACTAGGTCTAAATACAATTGAGATAGCTAAAGCGAAAAAATCCATTACTGACTCTGCGGCAGAAAAGATGAAAGTGCTTTTTGGTGATTGA
- a CDS encoding cold-shock protein: MANGTVKWFNDRKGFGFIEQEDGNDVFVHHSAINASGFKSLSEGDRVTFDVVNGPKGPGASNVTKI; this comes from the coding sequence ATGGCAAATGGAACTGTAAAATGGTTCAATGACCGCAAAGGTTTTGGTTTTATTGAACAAGAAGATGGTAATGATGTATTTGTTCATCATTCAGCTATCAATGCAAGCGGATTTAAATCGCTTTCTGAAGGCGACCGTGTAACATTCGATGTCGTAAACGGACCTAAAGGACCGGGCGCATCAAATGTGACCAAGATATAA
- a CDS encoding response regulator, producing MNGKKRILLVDDEPDFSMIVKKNLEKEGFDVELAYDGAEGLAKVKENPPDAIVLDVMMPEVDGYQVCSELKSDKKYSDIPIVLLTAVASHVTSTRYSHYDGMSMEADDYMPKPASAEQITESVKRLLNL from the coding sequence ATGAACGGTAAGAAGAGAATTCTTTTGGTAGATGATGAGCCTGATTTTTCCATGATTGTAAAAAAGAATCTGGAAAAAGAGGGTTTTGATGTTGAGCTTGCTTACGATGGCGCTGAAGGTCTTGCCAAGGTCAAAGAAAATCCTCCCGATGCAATTGTTCTTGATGTTATGATGCCCGAGGTTGATGGTTATCAGGTATGTTCGGAATTAAAAAGTGACAAGAAGTATTCCGATATTCCTATCGTTCTTTTAACTGCAGTTGCATCGCATGTTACCTCAACACGTTATTCGCATTATGACGGAATGAGCATGGAAGCAGATGATTATATGCCGAAACCGGCATCGGCGGAGCAGATTACGGAAAGCGTGAAAAGACTTCTTAATCTTTAA
- a CDS encoding methylenetetrahydrofolate reductase: MNCKTPSKLEKILAAGHLAVTSECGPPRGSNITHIENKANLIKDHVDAINITDNQTSVTRLCSLAACIKLKLMGLEPILQMVTRDRNRIAMQSDILGAAAFDIVNMLCLSGDHQSFGDCAQGQNVHDLDSIQLIQTVRHMRDEGKFLGGDNIERPPSMFVGAAANPFADPFEIRVPRLAKKIAAGVEFIQTQCIYNLDKFELWMKMVREKGLHEKVYILAGVTPLKSAGMAKYMKNRVPGMDVPDEVVKRMSDTPKERQPEEGIKICIESIQRLKEVEGVKGFHVMAIEWEEKVPGIVEGAGLYPRPVIS, encoded by the coding sequence ATGAATTGCAAAACACCCAGCAAACTGGAAAAAATCCTTGCAGCAGGTCATCTTGCCGTTACTTCGGAGTGTGGCCCTCCGCGCGGCAGCAATATAACACATATTGAAAATAAAGCGAATCTTATAAAAGACCATGTGGATGCAATCAACATAACAGATAATCAAACATCGGTTACAAGGCTTTGCAGCCTTGCTGCATGCATAAAATTGAAACTAATGGGGCTTGAACCAATTTTACAGATGGTAACCCGCGACAGAAACAGGATTGCAATGCAAAGCGATATACTGGGAGCCGCTGCCTTTGATATTGTTAATATGCTTTGCCTTTCAGGAGATCACCAGAGTTTCGGGGATTGTGCCCAGGGACAAAATGTGCATGATCTTGATTCAATACAGCTTATTCAAACGGTAAGACATATGCGTGATGAAGGAAAATTTTTAGGAGGTGATAACATAGAGCGTCCGCCAAGCATGTTTGTGGGGGCTGCTGCCAATCCTTTCGCTGATCCTTTTGAGATAAGAGTTCCGCGCCTTGCCAAAAAGATTGCCGCAGGCGTTGAATTTATCCAGACGCAGTGCATTTACAATCTTGATAAATTTGAGCTGTGGATGAAGATGGTTCGTGAAAAAGGACTGCATGAAAAAGTCTATATTTTGGCAGGTGTTACACCTTTAAAGTCCGCTGGAATGGCAAAATATATGAAGAACCGGGTTCCAGGTATGGATGTGCCTGATGAGGTTGTAAAAAGAATGTCCGATACTCCGAAAGAAAGACAGCCGGAAGAAGGAATAAAGATATGTATCGAATCGATCCAGCGGTTAAAGGAGGTTGAAGGTGTAAAAGGTTTTCATGTAATGGCTATTGAATGGGAAGAAAAGGTCCCGGGAATAGTGGAAGGTGCAGGTCTTTATCCAAGACCTGTAATTAGTTGA